A region from the Kazachstania africana CBS 2517 chromosome 11, complete genome genome encodes:
- the VMA13 gene encoding H(+)-transporting V1 sector ATPase subunit H (similar to Saccharomyces cerevisiae VMA13 (YPR036W); ancestral locus Anc_7.450), with product MTPIKRILLDSTHFIEIRNSIRSRSVAWVALARSSEISEIDASIAKKLETILIKKKRANDEDYRMELENLDVTDEIMTSLIHLLANCENFDVLKSVQNLLAELLSCEYGTVAYKTINYFQRNPDQLVELFNLTFNDDNSEKLFDIQMVLISSFNVVSLLIQNDLRNDDLVKKLLNNENCLNILQNVERMDTCYITIRLLQELSIINSYKTIIWENESKILPTIFQIIKRSIRSSPGNTSNMRNEPNTDSSVMINTNSNNLGIQLQYYSLLFVWLLTFNNKIASEIIKRYLNEFLNLLKIIKVTIKEKISRISVSIVLQCCEPQIRGSKEFIKNLILLGNGITTLDNLIERKYSDEELKDDLIKLKEILDNEYRELTSFDEYIAELDSKLIVWSPPHIDSDFWINNIDKFKEHNWKLFEKLINLLSEFKDLNSGTKNDNVIIQILLNDITHVIDLLPEESIAVLNKLNGKVIIMELLNHNDSRIKFEALKATQAMIGYKFK from the coding sequence ATGACGCCGATAAAGAGAATATTACTGGATAGTACtcattttattgaaattcgTAATTCAATTCGGTCTCGTTCGGTAGCATGGGTTGCGCTGGCAAGATCTTCAGAAATTAGTGAGATTGATGCATCTattgcaaaaaaattggaaactATACtaatcaagaaaaaaagggctaatgatgaagattatAGAAtggaattggaaaatttagaCGTTACTGATGAAATTATGACTTCGTTGATTCATTTATTGGCAAATTGTGAAAATTTCGACGTTTTAAAATCTgtacaaaatttattagCTGAATTATTATCTTGTGAATATGGGACTGTGGCATATAAGACGATAAACTATTTTCAGAGAAATCCAGATCAACTTGTAGAACTCTTCAACCTTACATTCAATGACGACAATAGCGAGAAACTATTCGATATTCAAATGGTTCTcatatcatcattcaatgTGGTATCTTTACTAATCCAGAATGACTTGAGGAACGATGATTTAGTtaagaaattgttgaacAATGAAAATTGCCTAAATATTCTACAAAATGTAGAAAGAATGGATACTTGCTACATTACCATTAGATTGTTACAAGAATTATCAATTATCAATAGTTATAAGACTATTATTTGGGAAAATGAGTCGAAGATATTACCTActattttccaaattattaaaagaTCTATCAGAAGCAGTCCTGGGAATACCAGCAATATGAGAAATGAGCCTAACACTGACAGTAGTGTTATGATCAATACcaattccaataatttgGGGATACAATTACAATATTActctttattatttgtgTGGCTATTgactttcaataataagaTAGCCAGTGAAATAATTAAGagatatttgaatgaatttttaaatcttttgaagataattaAAGTAACAATAAAGGAAAAGATATCTAGAATCTCGGTGTCGATTGTATTACAATGCTGTGAACCACAAATTAGAGgttcaaaagaatttattaagaatttgattttacTAGGTAATGGAATTACCACGTTAGATAatcttattgaaagaaaatattcagatgaagaattgaaagatgatttaatcaagttgaaagaaattcttGATAATGAATACAGGGAACTAACATCGtttgatgaatatattgCAGAATTAGATTCGAAATTGATCGTTTGGTCTCCACCACATATTGATAGTGATTTTTGgatcaataatattgataaatttaaagaacataattggaaattatttgaaaaattaattaatcttttatcagaatttaaagatttgaattctGGTACTAAGAATGATAACGTCATTATACAAATTTTACTGAATGATATTACACATGTGATTGACTTGCTACCAGAGGAAAGTATTGCcgttttgaataaattgaacGGTAAAGTCATCATCATGGAATTATTGAACCATAACGATTCAAGAATCAAGTTCGAAGCATTGAAAGCCACACAAGCTATGATTGGatacaaattcaaatga